atacacatttaattaatgagtctatcagaatgtatgaactgacctgaataagtcccatgcaacaaaattgtaggatgtttttgtcctgaaatccaccatcaaagaagccattgtctctgaggtctgtgaagagggataaccagaactccatgcaatggctgcgaagaaaccgccaccaatattcaattctttgattggcggtgctggctccatccaagtaactgtcaagagtgttgcctggcggtattggcacgaggaaacgctgaaagcctttaacgtgaccattttcagtcccaagatcagctcgaacgattcgaggacaaccccccaaacggcgcacaacgtcgatgtagtaacctccaatcaacttcggctcactacttgttatgtaggcattgagccacattattttccttgaaaaaccatcaatagccccattgatacaaattccaaatggtttcagtttgtcataggagtccatgtgccatataaaattTGGCCCTTAGCAGAAGTAGTTTTGCCGTCTCAGacgtcttgcttgccttaacaacactcctctcggatccaactctttcaggaccagacgaacgtcctctttcctaacaagaagtccatattcgctgcacttactgtacatccacctgtaactgtgtagttgtccggaatgctgc
The DNA window shown above is from Hippocampus zosterae strain Florida chromosome 9, ASM2543408v3, whole genome shotgun sequence and carries:
- the LOC127607148 gene encoding uncharacterized protein LOC127607148, translated to MDSYDKLKPFGICINGAIDGFSRKIMWLNAYITSSEPKLIGGYYIDVVRRLGGCPRIVRADLGTENGHVKGFQRFLVPIPPGNTLDSYLDGASTANQRIEYWWRFLRSHCMEFWLSLFTDLRDNGFFDGGFQDKNILQFCCMGLIQDELDDTALVWNSHLIRPSKNMNVPSGRPNVMYMLPELYGTRDFLSPVDNEQVQLCKSQCVFRLTMPCDPDVFGLCAFFNGPVRSNATKRSISGCELVFTPQRGPHRYSLR